In a single window of the Lynx canadensis isolate LIC74 chromosome E2, mLynCan4.pri.v2, whole genome shotgun sequence genome:
- the LOC115503523 gene encoding transcription elongation factor A protein-like 8, with product MQKSCEENEGKPQNMPKAEAGRPSEAVPQEAEGNPQPSEEGVSQEAEGNLRGGLTQPGQGFKEDTPVRHLDPEETIRGVDELERLREEIRRVRNKFVMMHWKQRHSRSRPYPVCFRP from the coding sequence ATGCAAAAGTCttgtgaagaaaatgaaggaaaaccacAGAACATGCCAAAGGCAGAGGCAGGCCGTCCTTCAGAAGCTGTACcacaggaggcagaaggaaatcCTCAACCTTCCGAAGAAGGTGTAAGCCAGGAAGCAGAAGGAAATCTTAGAGGAGGGCTGACCCAACCTGGCCAGGGGTTTAAAGAGGACACTCCTGTGAGGCATTTGGACCCTGAAGAAACGATAAGAGGAGTAGATGAGTTGGAAAGGCttagggaagagataagaagagtAAGAAACAAGTTTGTGATGATGCATTGGAAGCAAAGACATTCACGCAGCCGCCCTTATCCTGTGTGCTTTAGGCCTTGA